From Actinopolymorpha cephalotaxi, one genomic window encodes:
- a CDS encoding FAD-dependent monooxygenase, whose protein sequence is MTKVLVAGGGVAGCATALALHQAGIPAVVYEAHPSGGDDAGAFLTVMANGMAALEAIGAGRRVVDASYPAGAVELFDAEGRHLRHRAIEGPARTLRRATLYRVLQDLAAARGIRVAHGKRMTDARPADGGSGVEVWFADGDHAEGDILVGADGIHSRTRHLIDRQAPTPRYTGQHVVYGYADGNPVGSAPDAYHMVFGTRAFFGFTAPGDGRTWWFARVTGERGPGDTTAEQSRDLALAAVRDDATPAAAIIEATGLGEVVGGDSYDIRTTPHWHDDRMVLVGDAAHAASPAAAQGASMALEDAVALAAALREHPDPAAAFSAYTALRRRQTEETVAASAQLAREHGSST, encoded by the coding sequence ATGACGAAGGTTCTCGTCGCCGGCGGAGGCGTCGCCGGCTGCGCCACCGCGCTCGCGCTCCACCAGGCAGGCATCCCGGCGGTGGTGTACGAGGCGCACCCGTCCGGCGGCGACGACGCCGGTGCCTTCCTGACCGTGATGGCCAACGGCATGGCCGCCCTGGAAGCGATCGGCGCCGGCCGTCGCGTGGTCGACGCCTCCTACCCCGCCGGCGCGGTGGAACTCTTCGACGCCGAGGGACGGCACCTGCGGCACCGGGCGATCGAGGGACCGGCCCGCACGCTCCGCCGGGCCACGCTGTATCGCGTACTGCAGGACCTCGCGGCGGCCCGCGGCATCCGGGTCGCGCACGGAAAACGCATGACGGACGCCCGGCCGGCCGACGGCGGTAGCGGTGTCGAGGTGTGGTTCGCGGACGGCGACCACGCCGAGGGCGACATCCTGGTCGGGGCCGACGGCATCCATTCCCGTACCCGGCACCTCATCGATCGGCAGGCACCGACTCCGCGCTACACCGGCCAGCACGTCGTCTACGGGTACGCCGACGGCAACCCGGTCGGCAGTGCGCCCGACGCGTACCACATGGTGTTCGGCACCCGCGCGTTCTTCGGGTTCACCGCACCCGGCGACGGGCGTACGTGGTGGTTCGCCCGCGTCACCGGCGAGCGCGGCCCCGGCGATACCACCGCCGAGCAGTCGCGCGACCTCGCCCTCGCGGCGGTACGCGACGACGCCACCCCCGCCGCGGCGATCATCGAGGCGACCGGCCTCGGGGAGGTCGTGGGCGGTGACTCGTACGACATCCGGACCACGCCGCACTGGCACGACGACCGGATGGTGCTGGTCGGCGACGCCGCGCACGCCGCGTCACCGGCAGCTGCCCAGGGGGCGTCGATGGCGCTGGAGGACGCGGTCGCGCTGGCCGCGGCGCTGCGCGAGCACCCCGACCCCGCGGCCGCCTTCTCCGCGTACACCGCACTCCGCCGGCGCCAGACCGAGGAGACGGTGGCCGCCAGCGCACAGCTGGCCCGGGAGCACGGTTCGAGCACCTGA